One Ahaetulla prasina isolate Xishuangbanna chromosome 10, ASM2864084v1, whole genome shotgun sequence genomic region harbors:
- the PLD3 gene encoding 5'-3' exonuclease PLD3 isoform X3, with protein sequence MPGSFAAFAPRLSQESRRPARPPARSLGATSSGGRRGRGSPLGSPEGRNQPGSGRDLAASGGASERAIRRVGLPGKSSCPLCPVPPLTLTSEGAPQNSCPSFLDLQNSLPALQGLFLKTLSHSGGSEEMTPPVAYQKLKTLESSQELLPLAEQPGQTLRQFHGSALGRPCHSASGLRPAEPPSQSTSILSWDFQCMLVMAILSTVLVVVLVVHSFFFPLHGLATLGHVASVPHVDHRCSDSCRSVLVESIPEGLTYDDNSTLGPSTFETWQSLLRNARSSVDIASFYWTLSNQDTHTHDPSASQGEEILTELLHATRRGIVLRIAVNPPSTRMPSTDLQLLEKSGAQIRQVDLPRLTRGVLHTKFWIVDQLHIYLGSANMDWRALTQVKELGAAVYNCSCLAQDLGKMFEAYWILGLPNTTIPSPWPANYSTTYNKETPLELELNGTEAAVYFSSAPPALCATGRTDDLQSLLSIIEGAQEFVYVSVMSYLPTMEFSHPRRFWPAIDDHFRKVAYEKRVRLRLLVGCWRHSKPNMFPFLRSLAALQDNHTHYSLEVRLFVVPANETQGKIPYARVNHSKFMVTDKVAYIGTSNWSGDYFLHTAGSALVVSQRPAGDQATLRKQLQRIFERDWNSRYSRELEPQGQGEPLCSAR encoded by the exons ATGCCCGGCTCTTTCGCCGCCTTTGCTCCGCGTCTGTCCCAGGAAAGCCGccggcccgcccgcccgcccgcccgatcCCTCGGAGCCACTTCCagcggggggaggagggggcgggGGTCCCCTCTTGGCTCCCCGGAGGGACGGAACCAGCCTGGCAGCGGGCGGGACTTGGCTGCTTCGGGCggggcgagcgagcgagcgatcCGACGCGTTGGGCTGCCCGGGAAGTCGAGCTGTCCGCT ATGCCCAGTGCCTCCCCTCACACTAACCTCGGAAGGAGCCCCCCAGAATTCCTGCCCAAGTTTCCTTGATTTGCAGAACAGCCTCCCAGCCTTGCAAGGCCT GTTCCTCAAAACTCTTTCCCACTCAGGAGGATCTGAGGAAATGACGCCCCCAGTTGCGTACCAGAAG CTCAAGACACTGGAGAGCTCTCAGGAGCTGCTGCCCCTGGCCGAGCAGCCCGGCCAGACTCTGCGCCAG TTCCATGGCTCTGCACTGGGGAGGCCCTGCCACAGTGCCTCCGGGCTGCGTCCTGCAGAGCCACCCAGCCAATCTACGTCCATCCTGTCCTGGGATTTCCAGTGCATGCTGGTGATGGCCATTTTATCCACTGTGCTGGTGGTGGTCCTGGTGGTCCactccttcttctttcccttgCACGGTTTGGCCACGTTAGGGCATGTGGCATCGGTCCCACATGTGGATCACAGGTGCAGCGACTCGTGCAG GAGTGTGCTGGTGGAGAGCATCCCTGAGGGACTCACATACGATGACAACAGCACACTCGGCCCTTCCACTTTTGAGACTTGGCAAAGCCTTCTGAGAAATGCAAGGAGCTCGGTGGACATCGCCTCTTTCTACTGGACTCTCAGCAACCAGGATACCCATACCCATGATCCTTCAGCCAGCCAG GGGGAGGAAATACTGACTGAGCTGCTGCATGCTACCAGGCGAGGGATTGTGTTGCGGATAGCAGTCAACCCGCCTTCCACCCGGATGCCCAGTACCGACCTTCAGCTCCTCGAGAAGAGTG GAGCCCAGATCCGCCAAGTGGACCTACCCAGGCTGACCCGGGGAGTCCTGCACACCAAATTCTGGATTGTGGACCAGCTACACATTTATCTTGGCAGTGCAAATATGGACTGGCGTGCCCTTACACAG GTAAAGGAGCTCGGGGCAGCTGTCTACAACTGCAGCTGTCTGGCCCAGGACTTGGGGAAGATGTTTGAGGCCTACTGGATCCTCGGGCTGCCGAACACCACCATCCCATCACCCTGGCCAGCCAATTACTCCACCACCTACAACAAGGAGACGCCCCTGGAGCTGGAGCTGAATGGCACAGAGGCTGCCGTCTACTTTTCG AGTGCCCCCCCAGCCTTGTGTGCCACCGGGCGGACAGACGATCTCCAGTCCCTGCTGAGCATCATTGAAGGGGCCCAGGAATTTGTCTATGTGTCTGTGATGAGTTACTTGCCCACCATGGAGTTCTCCCACCCCAGAAG GTTCTGGCCAGCCATCGATGACCACTTCCGGAAAGTGGCCTACGAGAAGAGAGTCCGCCTCCGCCTCCTGGTTGGCTGCTGGAGACACTCCAAGCCAAACATGTTCCCCTTCCTGCGCTCCTTAGCTGCCCTGCAGGACAACCACACCCACTACAGCCTGGAAGTG AGGCTCTTTGTGGTGCCTGCAAATGAGACGCAGGGCAAGATCCCCTATGCCAGAGTGAACCACAGCAAGTTCATGGTTACAGACAAGGTGGCTTACATTG GAACCTCCAACTGGTCCGGGGACTACTTCCTGCACACGGCAGGCTCTGCCCTGGTGGTGTCTCAGAGGCCGGCCGGGGACCAAGCCACCCTCCGGAAGCAGCTGCAGCGCATCTTTGAGCGGGACTGGAACTCCAGATACAGCCGGGAGCTGGAGCCCCAGGGCCAGGGGGAGCCTCTCTGCAGCGCTCGCTAG
- the PLD3 gene encoding 5'-3' exonuclease PLD3 isoform X2 codes for MPGSFAAFAPRLSQESRRPARPPARSLGATSSGGRRGRGSPLGSPEGRNQPGSGRDLAASGGASERAIRRVGLPGKSSCPLYGARGAAGPDPERGESGVATGTSRVAWRQSPPSPPLSGQRREGAGSRGEERGVMLPVGALPPALRPCRSWSTETSPRRSRATAGGGGGCRSRVLPGSLPEKAAGSPGRAAVARQGALPGPPSVEAVGGTVSPRLARAAGLTPSRLAGAATRPEEVGLAGPARRCMRQVDAVGGGRFLKTLSHSGGSEEMTPPVAYQKLKTLESSQELLPLAEQPGQTLRQFHGSALGRPCHSASGLRPAEPPSQSTSILSWDFQCMLVMAILSTVLVVVLVVHSFFFPLHGLATLGHVASVPHVDHRCSDSCRSVLVESIPEGLTYDDNSTLGPSTFETWQSLLRNARSSVDIASFYWTLSNQDTHTHDPSASQGEEILTELLHATRRGIVLRIAVNPPSTRMPSTDLQLLEKSGAQIRQVDLPRLTRGVLHTKFWIVDQLHIYLGSANMDWRALTQVKELGAAVYNCSCLAQDLGKMFEAYWILGLPNTTIPSPWPANYSTTYNKETPLELELNGTEAAVYFSSAPPALCATGRTDDLQSLLSIIEGAQEFVYVSVMSYLPTMEFSHPRRFWPAIDDHFRKVAYEKRVRLRLLVGCWRHSKPNMFPFLRSLAALQDNHTHYSLEVRLFVVPANETQGKIPYARVNHSKFMVTDKVAYIGTSNWSGDYFLHTAGSALVVSQRPAGDQATLRKQLQRIFERDWNSRYSRELEPQGQGEPLCSAR; via the exons ATGCCCGGCTCTTTCGCCGCCTTTGCTCCGCGTCTGTCCCAGGAAAGCCGccggcccgcccgcccgcccgcccgatcCCTCGGAGCCACTTCCagcggggggaggagggggcgggGGTCCCCTCTTGGCTCCCCGGAGGGACGGAACCAGCCTGGCAGCGGGCGGGACTTGGCTGCTTCGGGCggggcgagcgagcgagcgatcCGACGCGTTGGGCTGCCCGGGAAGTCGAGCTGTCCGCTGTACGGTGCGCGAGGGGCGGCGGGTCCGGACCCGGAACGAGGGGAATCGGGGGTCGCGACTGGCACGTCCCGCGTGGCGTGGCGGCAGTCGCCGCCGAGTCCGCCGCTCAGTGGCCAGCGCCGGGAGGGCGCCGGGTCCCGCGGGGAGGAGCGCGGCGTGATGCTGCCGGTGGGCGCTTTACCTCCGGCTCTGCGTCCCTGCCGGAGCTGGAGTACGGAGACCTCCCCTCGGAGGAGCCGGGCAACAGCTGGAGGCGGAGGGGGCTGCCGAAGTCGCGTCTTGCCGGGCAGCTTGCCGGAGAAAGCCGCTGGGAGCCCCGGGAGGGCAGCCGTGGCGAGACAAGGAGCCCTCCCCGGCCCTCCCTCCGTCGAGGCCGTCGGAGGGACGGTCTCGCCGCGGCTTGCCCGGGCTGCTGGCTTGACTCCGAGTCGCTTGGCGGGGGCGGCCACGCGGCCCGAGGAAGTCGGGTTGGCAGGGCCGGCGCGGCGTTGCATGCGGCAGGTTGATGCTGTCGGCGGCGGGAG GTTCCTCAAAACTCTTTCCCACTCAGGAGGATCTGAGGAAATGACGCCCCCAGTTGCGTACCAGAAG CTCAAGACACTGGAGAGCTCTCAGGAGCTGCTGCCCCTGGCCGAGCAGCCCGGCCAGACTCTGCGCCAG TTCCATGGCTCTGCACTGGGGAGGCCCTGCCACAGTGCCTCCGGGCTGCGTCCTGCAGAGCCACCCAGCCAATCTACGTCCATCCTGTCCTGGGATTTCCAGTGCATGCTGGTGATGGCCATTTTATCCACTGTGCTGGTGGTGGTCCTGGTGGTCCactccttcttctttcccttgCACGGTTTGGCCACGTTAGGGCATGTGGCATCGGTCCCACATGTGGATCACAGGTGCAGCGACTCGTGCAG GAGTGTGCTGGTGGAGAGCATCCCTGAGGGACTCACATACGATGACAACAGCACACTCGGCCCTTCCACTTTTGAGACTTGGCAAAGCCTTCTGAGAAATGCAAGGAGCTCGGTGGACATCGCCTCTTTCTACTGGACTCTCAGCAACCAGGATACCCATACCCATGATCCTTCAGCCAGCCAG GGGGAGGAAATACTGACTGAGCTGCTGCATGCTACCAGGCGAGGGATTGTGTTGCGGATAGCAGTCAACCCGCCTTCCACCCGGATGCCCAGTACCGACCTTCAGCTCCTCGAGAAGAGTG GAGCCCAGATCCGCCAAGTGGACCTACCCAGGCTGACCCGGGGAGTCCTGCACACCAAATTCTGGATTGTGGACCAGCTACACATTTATCTTGGCAGTGCAAATATGGACTGGCGTGCCCTTACACAG GTAAAGGAGCTCGGGGCAGCTGTCTACAACTGCAGCTGTCTGGCCCAGGACTTGGGGAAGATGTTTGAGGCCTACTGGATCCTCGGGCTGCCGAACACCACCATCCCATCACCCTGGCCAGCCAATTACTCCACCACCTACAACAAGGAGACGCCCCTGGAGCTGGAGCTGAATGGCACAGAGGCTGCCGTCTACTTTTCG AGTGCCCCCCCAGCCTTGTGTGCCACCGGGCGGACAGACGATCTCCAGTCCCTGCTGAGCATCATTGAAGGGGCCCAGGAATTTGTCTATGTGTCTGTGATGAGTTACTTGCCCACCATGGAGTTCTCCCACCCCAGAAG GTTCTGGCCAGCCATCGATGACCACTTCCGGAAAGTGGCCTACGAGAAGAGAGTCCGCCTCCGCCTCCTGGTTGGCTGCTGGAGACACTCCAAGCCAAACATGTTCCCCTTCCTGCGCTCCTTAGCTGCCCTGCAGGACAACCACACCCACTACAGCCTGGAAGTG AGGCTCTTTGTGGTGCCTGCAAATGAGACGCAGGGCAAGATCCCCTATGCCAGAGTGAACCACAGCAAGTTCATGGTTACAGACAAGGTGGCTTACATTG GAACCTCCAACTGGTCCGGGGACTACTTCCTGCACACGGCAGGCTCTGCCCTGGTGGTGTCTCAGAGGCCGGCCGGGGACCAAGCCACCCTCCGGAAGCAGCTGCAGCGCATCTTTGAGCGGGACTGGAACTCCAGATACAGCCGGGAGCTGGAGCCCCAGGGCCAGGGGGAGCCTCTCTGCAGCGCTCGCTAG
- the PLD3 gene encoding 5'-3' exonuclease PLD3 isoform X1: MPGSFAAFAPRLSQESRRPARPPARSLGATSSGGRRGRGSPLGSPEGRNQPGSGRDLAASGGASERAIRRVGLPGKSSCPLYGARGAAGPDPERGESGVATGTSRVAWRQSPPSPPLSGQRREGAGSRGEERGVMLPVGALPPALRPCRSWSTETSPRRSRATAGGGGGCRSRVLPGSLPEKAAGSPGRAAVARQGALPGPPSVEAVGGTVSPRLARAAGLTPSRLAGAATRPEEVGLAGPARRCMRQVDAVGGGRCPVPPLTLTSEGAPQNSCPSFLDLQNSLPALQGLFLKTLSHSGGSEEMTPPVAYQKLKTLESSQELLPLAEQPGQTLRQFHGSALGRPCHSASGLRPAEPPSQSTSILSWDFQCMLVMAILSTVLVVVLVVHSFFFPLHGLATLGHVASVPHVDHRCSDSCRSVLVESIPEGLTYDDNSTLGPSTFETWQSLLRNARSSVDIASFYWTLSNQDTHTHDPSASQGEEILTELLHATRRGIVLRIAVNPPSTRMPSTDLQLLEKSGAQIRQVDLPRLTRGVLHTKFWIVDQLHIYLGSANMDWRALTQVKELGAAVYNCSCLAQDLGKMFEAYWILGLPNTTIPSPWPANYSTTYNKETPLELELNGTEAAVYFSSAPPALCATGRTDDLQSLLSIIEGAQEFVYVSVMSYLPTMEFSHPRRFWPAIDDHFRKVAYEKRVRLRLLVGCWRHSKPNMFPFLRSLAALQDNHTHYSLEVRLFVVPANETQGKIPYARVNHSKFMVTDKVAYIGTSNWSGDYFLHTAGSALVVSQRPAGDQATLRKQLQRIFERDWNSRYSRELEPQGQGEPLCSAR; this comes from the exons ATGCCCGGCTCTTTCGCCGCCTTTGCTCCGCGTCTGTCCCAGGAAAGCCGccggcccgcccgcccgcccgcccgatcCCTCGGAGCCACTTCCagcggggggaggagggggcgggGGTCCCCTCTTGGCTCCCCGGAGGGACGGAACCAGCCTGGCAGCGGGCGGGACTTGGCTGCTTCGGGCggggcgagcgagcgagcgatcCGACGCGTTGGGCTGCCCGGGAAGTCGAGCTGTCCGCTGTACGGTGCGCGAGGGGCGGCGGGTCCGGACCCGGAACGAGGGGAATCGGGGGTCGCGACTGGCACGTCCCGCGTGGCGTGGCGGCAGTCGCCGCCGAGTCCGCCGCTCAGTGGCCAGCGCCGGGAGGGCGCCGGGTCCCGCGGGGAGGAGCGCGGCGTGATGCTGCCGGTGGGCGCTTTACCTCCGGCTCTGCGTCCCTGCCGGAGCTGGAGTACGGAGACCTCCCCTCGGAGGAGCCGGGCAACAGCTGGAGGCGGAGGGGGCTGCCGAAGTCGCGTCTTGCCGGGCAGCTTGCCGGAGAAAGCCGCTGGGAGCCCCGGGAGGGCAGCCGTGGCGAGACAAGGAGCCCTCCCCGGCCCTCCCTCCGTCGAGGCCGTCGGAGGGACGGTCTCGCCGCGGCTTGCCCGGGCTGCTGGCTTGACTCCGAGTCGCTTGGCGGGGGCGGCCACGCGGCCCGAGGAAGTCGGGTTGGCAGGGCCGGCGCGGCGTTGCATGCGGCAGGTTGATGCTGTCGGCGGCGGGAG ATGCCCAGTGCCTCCCCTCACACTAACCTCGGAAGGAGCCCCCCAGAATTCCTGCCCAAGTTTCCTTGATTTGCAGAACAGCCTCCCAGCCTTGCAAGGCCT GTTCCTCAAAACTCTTTCCCACTCAGGAGGATCTGAGGAAATGACGCCCCCAGTTGCGTACCAGAAG CTCAAGACACTGGAGAGCTCTCAGGAGCTGCTGCCCCTGGCCGAGCAGCCCGGCCAGACTCTGCGCCAG TTCCATGGCTCTGCACTGGGGAGGCCCTGCCACAGTGCCTCCGGGCTGCGTCCTGCAGAGCCACCCAGCCAATCTACGTCCATCCTGTCCTGGGATTTCCAGTGCATGCTGGTGATGGCCATTTTATCCACTGTGCTGGTGGTGGTCCTGGTGGTCCactccttcttctttcccttgCACGGTTTGGCCACGTTAGGGCATGTGGCATCGGTCCCACATGTGGATCACAGGTGCAGCGACTCGTGCAG GAGTGTGCTGGTGGAGAGCATCCCTGAGGGACTCACATACGATGACAACAGCACACTCGGCCCTTCCACTTTTGAGACTTGGCAAAGCCTTCTGAGAAATGCAAGGAGCTCGGTGGACATCGCCTCTTTCTACTGGACTCTCAGCAACCAGGATACCCATACCCATGATCCTTCAGCCAGCCAG GGGGAGGAAATACTGACTGAGCTGCTGCATGCTACCAGGCGAGGGATTGTGTTGCGGATAGCAGTCAACCCGCCTTCCACCCGGATGCCCAGTACCGACCTTCAGCTCCTCGAGAAGAGTG GAGCCCAGATCCGCCAAGTGGACCTACCCAGGCTGACCCGGGGAGTCCTGCACACCAAATTCTGGATTGTGGACCAGCTACACATTTATCTTGGCAGTGCAAATATGGACTGGCGTGCCCTTACACAG GTAAAGGAGCTCGGGGCAGCTGTCTACAACTGCAGCTGTCTGGCCCAGGACTTGGGGAAGATGTTTGAGGCCTACTGGATCCTCGGGCTGCCGAACACCACCATCCCATCACCCTGGCCAGCCAATTACTCCACCACCTACAACAAGGAGACGCCCCTGGAGCTGGAGCTGAATGGCACAGAGGCTGCCGTCTACTTTTCG AGTGCCCCCCCAGCCTTGTGTGCCACCGGGCGGACAGACGATCTCCAGTCCCTGCTGAGCATCATTGAAGGGGCCCAGGAATTTGTCTATGTGTCTGTGATGAGTTACTTGCCCACCATGGAGTTCTCCCACCCCAGAAG GTTCTGGCCAGCCATCGATGACCACTTCCGGAAAGTGGCCTACGAGAAGAGAGTCCGCCTCCGCCTCCTGGTTGGCTGCTGGAGACACTCCAAGCCAAACATGTTCCCCTTCCTGCGCTCCTTAGCTGCCCTGCAGGACAACCACACCCACTACAGCCTGGAAGTG AGGCTCTTTGTGGTGCCTGCAAATGAGACGCAGGGCAAGATCCCCTATGCCAGAGTGAACCACAGCAAGTTCATGGTTACAGACAAGGTGGCTTACATTG GAACCTCCAACTGGTCCGGGGACTACTTCCTGCACACGGCAGGCTCTGCCCTGGTGGTGTCTCAGAGGCCGGCCGGGGACCAAGCCACCCTCCGGAAGCAGCTGCAGCGCATCTTTGAGCGGGACTGGAACTCCAGATACAGCCGGGAGCTGGAGCCCCAGGGCCAGGGGGAGCCTCTCTGCAGCGCTCGCTAG
- the PLD3 gene encoding 5'-3' exonuclease PLD3 isoform X5, with translation MTPPVAYQKLKTLESSQELLPLAEQPGQTLRQFHGSALGRPCHSASGLRPAEPPSQSTSILSWDFQCMLVMAILSTVLVVVLVVHSFFFPLHGLATLGHVASVPHVDHRCSDSCRSVLVESIPEGLTYDDNSTLGPSTFETWQSLLRNARSSVDIASFYWTLSNQDTHTHDPSASQGEEILTELLHATRRGIVLRIAVNPPSTRMPSTDLQLLEKSGAQIRQVDLPRLTRGVLHTKFWIVDQLHIYLGSANMDWRALTQVKELGAAVYNCSCLAQDLGKMFEAYWILGLPNTTIPSPWPANYSTTYNKETPLELELNGTEAAVYFSSAPPALCATGRTDDLQSLLSIIEGAQEFVYVSVMSYLPTMEFSHPRRFWPAIDDHFRKVAYEKRVRLRLLVGCWRHSKPNMFPFLRSLAALQDNHTHYSLEVRLFVVPANETQGKIPYARVNHSKFMVTDKVAYIGTSNWSGDYFLHTAGSALVVSQRPAGDQATLRKQLQRIFERDWNSRYSRELEPQGQGEPLCSAR, from the exons ATGACGCCCCCAGTTGCGTACCAGAAG CTCAAGACACTGGAGAGCTCTCAGGAGCTGCTGCCCCTGGCCGAGCAGCCCGGCCAGACTCTGCGCCAG TTCCATGGCTCTGCACTGGGGAGGCCCTGCCACAGTGCCTCCGGGCTGCGTCCTGCAGAGCCACCCAGCCAATCTACGTCCATCCTGTCCTGGGATTTCCAGTGCATGCTGGTGATGGCCATTTTATCCACTGTGCTGGTGGTGGTCCTGGTGGTCCactccttcttctttcccttgCACGGTTTGGCCACGTTAGGGCATGTGGCATCGGTCCCACATGTGGATCACAGGTGCAGCGACTCGTGCAG GAGTGTGCTGGTGGAGAGCATCCCTGAGGGACTCACATACGATGACAACAGCACACTCGGCCCTTCCACTTTTGAGACTTGGCAAAGCCTTCTGAGAAATGCAAGGAGCTCGGTGGACATCGCCTCTTTCTACTGGACTCTCAGCAACCAGGATACCCATACCCATGATCCTTCAGCCAGCCAG GGGGAGGAAATACTGACTGAGCTGCTGCATGCTACCAGGCGAGGGATTGTGTTGCGGATAGCAGTCAACCCGCCTTCCACCCGGATGCCCAGTACCGACCTTCAGCTCCTCGAGAAGAGTG GAGCCCAGATCCGCCAAGTGGACCTACCCAGGCTGACCCGGGGAGTCCTGCACACCAAATTCTGGATTGTGGACCAGCTACACATTTATCTTGGCAGTGCAAATATGGACTGGCGTGCCCTTACACAG GTAAAGGAGCTCGGGGCAGCTGTCTACAACTGCAGCTGTCTGGCCCAGGACTTGGGGAAGATGTTTGAGGCCTACTGGATCCTCGGGCTGCCGAACACCACCATCCCATCACCCTGGCCAGCCAATTACTCCACCACCTACAACAAGGAGACGCCCCTGGAGCTGGAGCTGAATGGCACAGAGGCTGCCGTCTACTTTTCG AGTGCCCCCCCAGCCTTGTGTGCCACCGGGCGGACAGACGATCTCCAGTCCCTGCTGAGCATCATTGAAGGGGCCCAGGAATTTGTCTATGTGTCTGTGATGAGTTACTTGCCCACCATGGAGTTCTCCCACCCCAGAAG GTTCTGGCCAGCCATCGATGACCACTTCCGGAAAGTGGCCTACGAGAAGAGAGTCCGCCTCCGCCTCCTGGTTGGCTGCTGGAGACACTCCAAGCCAAACATGTTCCCCTTCCTGCGCTCCTTAGCTGCCCTGCAGGACAACCACACCCACTACAGCCTGGAAGTG AGGCTCTTTGTGGTGCCTGCAAATGAGACGCAGGGCAAGATCCCCTATGCCAGAGTGAACCACAGCAAGTTCATGGTTACAGACAAGGTGGCTTACATTG GAACCTCCAACTGGTCCGGGGACTACTTCCTGCACACGGCAGGCTCTGCCCTGGTGGTGTCTCAGAGGCCGGCCGGGGACCAAGCCACCCTCCGGAAGCAGCTGCAGCGCATCTTTGAGCGGGACTGGAACTCCAGATACAGCCGGGAGCTGGAGCCCCAGGGCCAGGGGGAGCCTCTCTGCAGCGCTCGCTAG
- the PLD3 gene encoding 5'-3' exonuclease PLD3 isoform X4, translated as MPGSFAAFAPRLSQESRRPARPPARSLGATSSGGRRGRGSPLGSPEGRNQPGSGRDLAASGGASERAIRRVGLPGKSSCPLFLKTLSHSGGSEEMTPPVAYQKLKTLESSQELLPLAEQPGQTLRQFHGSALGRPCHSASGLRPAEPPSQSTSILSWDFQCMLVMAILSTVLVVVLVVHSFFFPLHGLATLGHVASVPHVDHRCSDSCRSVLVESIPEGLTYDDNSTLGPSTFETWQSLLRNARSSVDIASFYWTLSNQDTHTHDPSASQGEEILTELLHATRRGIVLRIAVNPPSTRMPSTDLQLLEKSGAQIRQVDLPRLTRGVLHTKFWIVDQLHIYLGSANMDWRALTQVKELGAAVYNCSCLAQDLGKMFEAYWILGLPNTTIPSPWPANYSTTYNKETPLELELNGTEAAVYFSSAPPALCATGRTDDLQSLLSIIEGAQEFVYVSVMSYLPTMEFSHPRRFWPAIDDHFRKVAYEKRVRLRLLVGCWRHSKPNMFPFLRSLAALQDNHTHYSLEVRLFVVPANETQGKIPYARVNHSKFMVTDKVAYIGTSNWSGDYFLHTAGSALVVSQRPAGDQATLRKQLQRIFERDWNSRYSRELEPQGQGEPLCSAR; from the exons ATGCCCGGCTCTTTCGCCGCCTTTGCTCCGCGTCTGTCCCAGGAAAGCCGccggcccgcccgcccgcccgcccgatcCCTCGGAGCCACTTCCagcggggggaggagggggcgggGGTCCCCTCTTGGCTCCCCGGAGGGACGGAACCAGCCTGGCAGCGGGCGGGACTTGGCTGCTTCGGGCggggcgagcgagcgagcgatcCGACGCGTTGGGCTGCCCGGGAAGTCGAGCTGTCCGCT GTTCCTCAAAACTCTTTCCCACTCAGGAGGATCTGAGGAAATGACGCCCCCAGTTGCGTACCAGAAG CTCAAGACACTGGAGAGCTCTCAGGAGCTGCTGCCCCTGGCCGAGCAGCCCGGCCAGACTCTGCGCCAG TTCCATGGCTCTGCACTGGGGAGGCCCTGCCACAGTGCCTCCGGGCTGCGTCCTGCAGAGCCACCCAGCCAATCTACGTCCATCCTGTCCTGGGATTTCCAGTGCATGCTGGTGATGGCCATTTTATCCACTGTGCTGGTGGTGGTCCTGGTGGTCCactccttcttctttcccttgCACGGTTTGGCCACGTTAGGGCATGTGGCATCGGTCCCACATGTGGATCACAGGTGCAGCGACTCGTGCAG GAGTGTGCTGGTGGAGAGCATCCCTGAGGGACTCACATACGATGACAACAGCACACTCGGCCCTTCCACTTTTGAGACTTGGCAAAGCCTTCTGAGAAATGCAAGGAGCTCGGTGGACATCGCCTCTTTCTACTGGACTCTCAGCAACCAGGATACCCATACCCATGATCCTTCAGCCAGCCAG GGGGAGGAAATACTGACTGAGCTGCTGCATGCTACCAGGCGAGGGATTGTGTTGCGGATAGCAGTCAACCCGCCTTCCACCCGGATGCCCAGTACCGACCTTCAGCTCCTCGAGAAGAGTG GAGCCCAGATCCGCCAAGTGGACCTACCCAGGCTGACCCGGGGAGTCCTGCACACCAAATTCTGGATTGTGGACCAGCTACACATTTATCTTGGCAGTGCAAATATGGACTGGCGTGCCCTTACACAG GTAAAGGAGCTCGGGGCAGCTGTCTACAACTGCAGCTGTCTGGCCCAGGACTTGGGGAAGATGTTTGAGGCCTACTGGATCCTCGGGCTGCCGAACACCACCATCCCATCACCCTGGCCAGCCAATTACTCCACCACCTACAACAAGGAGACGCCCCTGGAGCTGGAGCTGAATGGCACAGAGGCTGCCGTCTACTTTTCG AGTGCCCCCCCAGCCTTGTGTGCCACCGGGCGGACAGACGATCTCCAGTCCCTGCTGAGCATCATTGAAGGGGCCCAGGAATTTGTCTATGTGTCTGTGATGAGTTACTTGCCCACCATGGAGTTCTCCCACCCCAGAAG GTTCTGGCCAGCCATCGATGACCACTTCCGGAAAGTGGCCTACGAGAAGAGAGTCCGCCTCCGCCTCCTGGTTGGCTGCTGGAGACACTCCAAGCCAAACATGTTCCCCTTCCTGCGCTCCTTAGCTGCCCTGCAGGACAACCACACCCACTACAGCCTGGAAGTG AGGCTCTTTGTGGTGCCTGCAAATGAGACGCAGGGCAAGATCCCCTATGCCAGAGTGAACCACAGCAAGTTCATGGTTACAGACAAGGTGGCTTACATTG GAACCTCCAACTGGTCCGGGGACTACTTCCTGCACACGGCAGGCTCTGCCCTGGTGGTGTCTCAGAGGCCGGCCGGGGACCAAGCCACCCTCCGGAAGCAGCTGCAGCGCATCTTTGAGCGGGACTGGAACTCCAGATACAGCCGGGAGCTGGAGCCCCAGGGCCAGGGGGAGCCTCTCTGCAGCGCTCGCTAG